One window of the Rhipicephalus sanguineus isolate Rsan-2018 chromosome 2, BIME_Rsan_1.4, whole genome shotgun sequence genome contains the following:
- the LOC119383048 gene encoding proteasome maturation protein: MSLPPLRPTNSVKKPASMEHGAYGVHEVMLHGFPSVRNSLASSHPLEESEKHFEENARKMQLAAVRSIQGLHAPMKIMLERKAALQIGRLPFLPSSNTMLEALDGRDETITFEDIYNDFSESEVLRPPHLVMEKHLNML, translated from the exons ATGAGTCTTCCACCGCTGAGGCCCACAAACTCTGTGAAGAAGCCTGCGTCGATGGAGCATGGCGCCTACGGTGTCCACGAAGTTATGCTTCACGG GTTTCCCAGCGTGAGGAACAGCCTCGCCTCTTCCCACCCGTTGGAGGAATCGGAAAAACAT TTCGAGGAAAATGCTAGAAAGATGCAACTGGCCGCGGTCCGATCCATTCAGGGGCTTCATGCCCCTATGAAAATCATGTTGGAAAGGAAAGCAGCTCTACAG ATTGGCAGACTGCCATTCTTGCCAAGTTCCAATACCATGTTGGAGGCACTGGACGGACGGGATGAAACCATCACGTTTGAAGACATCTACAATG ATTTCTCAGAATCGGAGGTTTTGCGACCGCCTCACCTGGTAATGGAGAAGCACTTGAACATGCTGTGA